From one Planococcus citri chromosome 3, ihPlaCitr1.1, whole genome shotgun sequence genomic stretch:
- the LOC135838515 gene encoding uncharacterized protein LOC135838515 — MNRHFDVYIVKNMFFSQTLVKFYVIFQILLKANYGNGHDCETLTGNSTEKLKCRLFSNYNSSTLQKTTSEDYLQILDLDVFYADIHVSGIFQLIGTAKAMWKDEQLTWEPNEYNDTQSLDIGNHFHQTWKPDFSLINNAFIKNKPLLDSGGITTVMHNGTVTFWTNYISIQATCPVTVKIRPWYNHMCQLDFKTSSLNPLFTIHHQSESLLSRIFNNSDRSNSGNESPWTVSKTQNVKSIDGNYTSSDYAISIEVELNRNIGIFNSTRCVPFPSSYEAEIKCNLFSNYNLLLPSPNAYVQTFFSPLVDVVISYIDLNIEDGILLLIGHINMQWDDKRVAWNQQFKKEPITWESNKSLEDDLLMVGIDDADSVWKPSLVLSNNLFEEDSINNRSFGKGRMKAFIDGWLAWESSMRIHTKCDVNSNGWPWDPQKCELDFTLNTPALEIILLDKSVYSPSLWTITGLEEKRDLLQSKIEIILQMKSYSRQVVLCSTIIAVSLVMLISFLIPPMSGLKLTSKISSILLLILFLLMMINSIPNFSTKASNFVTGLVVLLLILGVSSCLTAKLVQFARITHSSLVEQGAISEESKCEDSKVDTLQLLPMSSTDDECTPGESLLNRSGKKWLNVAVAVELTSFGICLIVVIFLIMSL; from the exons ATGAATCGTCATTTTGACGTTTACATcgtaaaaaatatgttttttagtCAAACGTTGGtgaaattttacgtgatttttcaaattttattaaaggCAAACTATGGAAATGGACACGACTGCGAAACTTTAACAG GTAACTCTACAGAAAAGCTTAAATgtcgattattttcaaattacaattcATCTACCCTTCAGAAAACTACTTCAGAAGATTACCTTCAAATACTGGACTTGGACGTTTTTTATGCTGATATA CATGTTTCAGGAATATTCCAGCTGATCGGAACTGCAAAAGCG ATGTGGAAAGATGAGCAATTGACCTGGGAACCAAATGAATACAATGATACACAGTCTCTAGATATTGGGAATCATTTTCACCAAACATGGAAACCAGATTTTTCATTAATCAA CAATGCATTCATCAAGAATAAACCTTTACTCGATTCTGGCGGTATTACTACAGTAATGCATAATGGAACAGTAACATTCTGGACAAACTACATCAGTATACAAGCAACGTGTCCAGTCACAGTAAAAATTAGACCGTGGTATAATCATATGTGCCAACTTGATTTTAAAACCAGCTCACTAAACCCATTATTCACCATTCATCATCAAAGTGAATCTTTACTTtctagaattttcaataattctgac AGATCAAATTCTGGAAATGAATCACCATGGACTGTCAGTAAAACCCAAAATGTAAAATCAATAGATGGCAACTATACATCATCTGACTATGCGATATCGATTGAAGTTGAACTAAATAGAAACATTGGTATTTTCAATTCTACAAGATGTGTCCCATTTCCAa GCAGCTATGAAGCTGAAATCAAAtgcaatttgttttcaaattacaatttaCTTTTACCTTCACCAAACGCATATGTGCAGACTTTCTTTAGCCCATTAGTGGATGTGGTCATCTCATACATcgatttg AACATTGAGGATGGAATACTTCTGTTGATTGGACATATTAATATG CAATGGGACGATAAACGAGTCGCTTGGaatcaacaatttaaaaaagaacCAATAACTTGGGAATCGAATAAATCACTTGAAGATGATTTACTTATGGTAGGAATTGATGATGCCGATTCAGTATGGAAGCCAAGTTTGGTACTCAGCAA TAATTTGTTTGAAGAAGACTCCATAAACAACAGATCATTCGGCAAGGGTCGCATGAAGGCATTTATAGATGGTTGGTTGGCATGGGAGTCATCAATGAGGATACACACAAAATGCGACGTGAATTCTAATGGTTGGCCATGGGATCCTCAAAAGTGTGAACTCGATTTTACACTCAATACACCAGCTTTAGAGATAATATTGTTAGAT AAATCGGTATATTCACCATCATTATGGACGATAACCGGCCTCGAAGAAAAACGTGATCTTCTacaatcgaaaattgaaataattttgcaaaTGAAAAGCTATTCAAGGCAGGTGGTATTGTGTTCAacaattatag CTGTAAGTTTGGTGATGCTGATATCTTTCTTGATACCTCCAATGAGTGGACTGAAACTGACTTCAAAAATATCATCTATTCTACTTCTGATACTTTTTCTGCTGATGATGATAAATTCGATTCCTAATTTCAGCACAAAAGCATCTAATTTTG TGACTGGACTTGTCGTGTTATTATTAATATTGGGAGTATCCAGCTGTCTCACCGCCAAATTGGTTCAATTTGCAAGAATAACACATTCATCACTGGTCGAG CAAGGAGCAATTTCTGAAGAAAGCAAATGCGAAGACAGCAAGGTGGATACATTGCAGTTGCTACCTATGTCATCCACTGATGATGAATGCACACCTGGAGAATCTCTATTGAAtagaagtggaaaaaaatggttaaacGTAGCCGTTGCGGTGGAACTTACATCATTTGGGATTTGTTTGATTGTTGTTATATTTCTTATCATGAGTTTATAA